From a single Oncorhynchus tshawytscha isolate Ot180627B unplaced genomic scaffold, Otsh_v2.0 Un_contig_10250_pilon_pilon, whole genome shotgun sequence genomic region:
- the LOC121842269 gene encoding OX-2 membrane glycoprotein-like: CNCLHAGLSHLVRTQQVVTATLGEDAVLICELMTPKDVREVTWQKVTTGANENVATYSKRGPDVNVRFKGKVEFEDEGLQNCSIVIRGVSRGDESCYKCLFNTFPDGPISGRTCLQVNELYGPSLLITQTNNSHTTLSCSATGRPVPTVTWEDTEILENSTMANVTHLNGTVTVTITSTLAAFSLPDKDTRVGCMVSLFSGGVTKNVSMVIPARTQASFPDVPEVSDGDRIRGIGAVMGSLCFIAVCCGAAVALWCKLRNTTRR, encoded by the exons TGTGTAACTGTCTTCATGCAGGGCTCTCTCATCTGGTGAGAACACAGCAGGTTGTCACAGCAACCCTGGGAGAAGATGCAGTCTTAATCTGTGAGCTCATGACACCCAAAGACGTGCGGGAAGTTACTTGGCAAAAAGTGACAACTGGTGCGAATGAAAATGTGGCCACCTACAGCAAACGAGGTCCCGATGTCAACGTACGTTTTAAGGGGAAAGTGGAGTTTGAAGACGAGGGACTGCAGAACTGCTCTATCGTCATCAGAGGAGTTTCAAGAGGAGATGAGTCCTGCTACAAGTGTCTGTTTAACACCTTTCCAGATGGACCTATCAGTGGCAGGACCTGCCTCCAAGTTAATG AGCTGTATGGACCCTCACTCCTCATCACACAAACCAACAACAGTCACACcactctgtcctgttctgctacTGGACGACCTGTTCCTACAGTAACCTGGGAAGACACAGAAATTCTAGAAAATTCCACAATGGCCAATGTCACCCATCTCAATGGAACTGTCACTGTCACCATAACTTCCACGCTGGCAGCATTCAGTCTACCTGATAAAGACACCAGGGTTGGCTGTATGGTGTCACTGTTCTCTGGCGGTGTCACCAAGAACGTATCCATGGTTATTCCAGCTAGAACTCAAGCTTCATTTCCTG ATGTACCTGAGGTCTCTGATGGTGACAGGATCAGAG GGATTGGTGCAGTGATGGGTTCACTGTGTTTCATTGCTGTGTGCTGTGGAGCTGCTGTGGCACTGTGGTGCAAACTGAGAAATACAACAAGAAGGTAA